In Exiguobacterium sibiricum 7-3, a genomic segment contains:
- the kynU gene encoding kynureninase → MTLNASRKHAIEQDQQDILAPYRNEFYLQEGSIYMDGNSLGLLSKRAEATLLESLADWRELGIDGWMKGRHPWFELSDKLSALNAPLIGGSADEVMVTGSTTVNLHQLVATFFAPSGQRTKILADSLTFPSDIYALQSQLRLRGLDPAEHLVQVESRDGRFLDEADIIAAMTEEIALIVLPTVLYRSGQILDMERLTREAHARGILIGFDGCHSVGAIPHAFHDWGVDFAYWCNYKHLNGGPGTVGGLFVHERHFGTLPGLTGWFGSRKDKQFDMDHTMTPAENAAAFQIGTPHVLSLAPQIGALELFAEVGIDAVRTKSLALTDYMMTLVDQELTPYGFMIGNPRDDKRRGAHLSLEHPEAARICKALKAHHVIPDFRAPNIVRLAPVALYNSFEDVYEVVSILKTIMDEKQYEQFKNEREVVA, encoded by the coding sequence ATGACATTGAACGCATCACGCAAGCATGCCATCGAACAGGATCAACAGGATATACTCGCTCCATACCGGAACGAATTTTATCTGCAGGAAGGTTCGATTTACATGGACGGCAATTCGCTTGGTCTGTTGTCGAAACGGGCGGAAGCAACGTTACTCGAATCACTCGCCGATTGGCGGGAACTCGGAATTGACGGCTGGATGAAAGGACGCCATCCGTGGTTTGAACTGTCGGACAAACTGTCTGCCTTGAACGCTCCGCTCATCGGCGGAAGTGCGGATGAAGTCATGGTGACCGGTTCGACGACGGTCAATCTGCACCAACTGGTGGCAACATTCTTTGCCCCGTCCGGACAACGGACAAAGATTTTAGCAGACAGCTTAACATTCCCGTCTGATATTTATGCGCTCCAAAGCCAACTTAGGTTGCGTGGACTCGATCCGGCAGAACATCTCGTTCAGGTCGAGAGTCGCGACGGACGATTCCTCGACGAAGCAGACATCATCGCCGCGATGACGGAGGAGATTGCGTTGATCGTCTTACCGACCGTCCTTTACCGGAGTGGTCAGATTTTAGATATGGAGCGTCTGACACGGGAAGCCCATGCCCGCGGTATCTTGATTGGCTTTGACGGCTGTCATTCCGTCGGTGCGATTCCACACGCCTTTCATGACTGGGGCGTCGACTTTGCCTACTGGTGCAACTACAAACATTTAAACGGCGGTCCAGGAACAGTCGGCGGACTGTTTGTCCACGAACGGCATTTCGGTACATTGCCGGGTCTGACCGGCTGGTTCGGCTCCCGTAAAGATAAACAGTTTGATATGGATCATACGATGACTCCCGCCGAAAATGCCGCTGCCTTCCAAATCGGAACGCCACACGTCTTGAGCCTTGCCCCGCAAATCGGTGCACTCGAGCTGTTTGCCGAAGTCGGGATCGACGCAGTCCGGACAAAGTCATTGGCATTGACGGACTACATGATGACGCTCGTCGATCAGGAATTGACGCCGTACGGCTTTATGATCGGGAACCCGCGTGACGACAAACGACGTGGTGCTCACTTGAGTCTCGAACATCCGGAAGCAGCACGGATCTGTAAAGCGTTGAAGGCGCATCACGTTATTCCTGATTTCCGGGCACCGAATATTGTCCGCCTGGCCCCTGTTGCCTTGTATAATAGCTTTGAAGATGTCTATGAGGT